In Silene latifolia isolate original U9 population chromosome X, ASM4854445v1, whole genome shotgun sequence, the following proteins share a genomic window:
- the LOC141617708 gene encoding uncharacterized protein LOC141617708, with protein MVDCPSSVQDFRPIACCNVIYKCISKIICKRLSGLLVDLININQSAFVKDREIVDNILICQDLVRLYGRKCCTPRAMLKVDLKKAYDTIEWAFLRDMLVALEFPAQMIN; from the coding sequence ATGGTGGACTGTCCCAGTTCTGTTCAAGATTTTCGTcccattgcttgttgcaatgtcATTTACAAATGTATTTCCAAAATCATTTGTAAAAGACTTTCTGGATTGCTGGTTGACCTCATTAATATAAATCAGAGTGCGTTTGTTAAAGATAGGGAGATTGTTGATAACATCCTCATTTGTCAAGATTTGGTGAggctttatggaaggaaatgttGCACACCAAGAGCTATGCTCAAAGTTGATCTTAAAAAGGCGTATGACACTATTGAATGGGCCTTTCTTAGAGATATGCTGGTTGCACTTGAGTTCCCAGCTCAGATGATCAATTAG